In Hordeum vulgare subsp. vulgare unplaced genomic scaffold, MorexV3_pseudomolecules_assembly, whole genome shotgun sequence, a genomic segment contains:
- the LOC123418534 gene encoding NAD(P)H-quinone oxidoreductase subunit 2 B, chloroplastic-like: MIWHVQNENFILDSTRIFMKAFHLLLFNGSFIFPECILIFGLILLLMIDSTSDQKDRPWFYFISSTSLVISITALLFRWREEPIISFSGNFQTNNFNEIFQFLILLCSTLCIPLSVEYIECTEMAITEFLLFVLTATLGGMFLCGANDLITIFVAPECFSLCSYLLSGYTKRDLRSNEATMKYLLMGGASSSILVHGFSWLYGSSGGEIELQEIVNGLINTQMYNSPGISIALISITVGLGFKLSPAPFHQWTPDVYEGVWFVRQIPTSISISEVFGFCKTP; encoded by the coding sequence ATGATCTGGCATGTACAGAATGAAAACTTCATTCTCGATTCTACGAGAATTTTTATGAAAGCGTTTCATTTGCTTCTCTTCAATGGAAGTTTCATTTTCCCAGAATGTATCCTAATTTTTGGCCTAATTCTTCTTCTGATGATCGATTCAACCTCTGATCAAAAAGATAGACCTTGGTTCTATTTCATCTCTTCAACAAGTTTAGTAATAAGCATAACGGCCCTATTGTTCCGATGGAGAGAAGAACCTATAATTAGCTTTTCGGGAAATTTCCAAACGAACAATTTCAACGAAATCTTTCAATTTCTCATTTTATTATGTTCAACTTTATGTATTCCTCTATCCgtagagtacattgaatgtacagaAATGGCTATAACAGAGTTTCTGTTATTCGTATTAACAGCTACTCTAGGGGGAATGTTTTTATGTGGTGCTAACGATTTAATAACTATCTTTGTAGCTCCAGAATGTTTCAGTTTATGTTCCTACCTATTGTCTGGATATACCAAGAGAGATCTACGGTCTAATGAGGCTACTATGAAATATTTACTCATGGGTGGGGCAAGCTCTTCTATTCTGGTTCATGGTTTCTCTTGGCTATATGGTTCATCTGGGGGGGAGATCGAGCTTCAAGAAATTGTGAACGGTCTTATCAATACACAAATGTATAACTCCCCAGGAATTTCAATTGCGCTTATATCCATCACTGTAGGACTTGGGTTCAAGCTTTCCCCAGCCCCTTTTCATCAATGGACTCCTGACGTCTACGAAGGAGTGTGGTTCGTTCGACAAATTCCTACCTCTATATCTATCTCTGAGGTGTTTGGGTTTTGCAAAACTCCATAG